A window of Trichoderma atroviride chromosome 3, complete sequence contains these coding sequences:
- a CDS encoding uncharacterized protein (EggNog:ENOG41) produces MNDRVSAVPPDSFLGPGEIESLERPLELELEQHQLNLRNARRSQDTQRQLQLWLSQAPSIAPSVAPSVAPSTSTSSPSKKGMLGKVWDGVRGRLQLKKEAPSPEQPKKKADSPPKKPATANIYDDRPTREEALASYHLLVESGFFTSHAIQSTRQPPPPGFAKRPATSASHQMLSVPTNLSTPPRGQQALQAPPPLPPPPKFPLNTTPKTPKTPRSTRSNRTSLGAMTPASADSRGTKRTVNESTNNNDILIHQDERDDRDERSKPTEVPREARKKIRKSTSKDFTIPVLRTVKSTRKLVASRSNRRKSQGNAGLTPVVIHHYHSHSASSRDSKHSKRSSHLLCAAPSSAGSSPRSSIDSTSSWRESGDSVYSVRAIGPGSKSSRALRPRKPAAKAGAAGKADADAAEALKVVPNANRGIPGVPSIPAKYAFGEDRENGQAWRGLRR; encoded by the coding sequence ATGAATGACCGCGTGTCCGCCGTGCCGCCAGACTCCTTCCTTGGTCCTGGGGAGATTGAATCGCTGGAGAGACCACTCGAGTTGGAATTGGAGCAGCATCAGTTAAATCTACGAAACGCTCGCCGGTCACAAGATACCCAGCGTCAGCTTCAGCTATGGCTGTCTCAAGCTCCAAGCATTGCACCAAGTGTCGCTCCAAGTGTCGCTCCGAGCACCAGCACGTCTTCTCCGTCGAAAAAGGGCATGCTGGGCAAAGTCTGGGATGGCGTTCGAGGTCGGCTCCAGCTCAAAAAAGAAGCCCCCTCCCCTGAacagccaaagaagaaggccgattCCCCGCCCAAGAAGCCCGCAACAGCAAATATTTACGACGACAGGCCCACTAGAGAAGAGGCCTTGGCGAGTTATCATTTGCTGGTTGAGTCGGGCTTCTTCACTTCTCATGCCATTCAGTCTACCCGacagcctcctccgcccGGTTTTGCAAAGCGACCAGCAACCAGCGCCAGCCATCAGATGCTTTCTGTCCCGACGAATTTGTCAACGCCGCCGCGAGGACAACAGGCTCTTCAAGCTCCCCCTCCATTGCCTCCGCCTCCGAAATTTCCTCTCAACACTACCCCTAAAACACCTAAAACGCCCCGGAGTACTAGGAGTAATAGGACGTCTTTGGGCGCCATGACCCCGGCGAGTGCTGATTCGAGAGGCACTAAACGGACTGTAAATGAAagcaccaacaacaacgaTATCCTGATCCACCAGGACGAGAGGGATGATAGGGATGAGAGGAGCAAGCCCACCGAAGTTCCTAGAGAAGCGCGCAAGAAGATCCGTAAGAGTACTTCTAAAGATTTCACTATTCCCGTTCTTCGTACCGTTAAATCAACGCGGAAACTCGTGGCTAGCCGATCAAATCGTCGAAAAAGCCAAGGCAACGCCGGTCTCACGCCTGTGGTGATCCATCACTATCATAGCCACAGCGCATCAAGTCGAGACTCCAAGCATAGCAAGCGATCTTCTCACTTGCTGTGtgcagcgccatcatctgcgGGCTCATCACCCCGAAGCTCCATTGACTCTACTTCATCGTGGAGAGAGAGTGGTGACAGCGTCTATAGTGTTCGGGCCATTGGTCCTGGTTCTAAGAGCTCTCGAGCCCTGAGACCGAGAAAGCCTGCGGCCaaggctggcgctgctggcaaggctgatgctgatgcagcGGAGGCTCTCAAAGTGGTTCCCAATGCAAACCGAGGAATCCCCGGTGTTCCAAGCATTCCCGCCAAGTATGCCTTTGGAGAAGATCGAGAAAATGGACAGGCCTGGCGAGGGCTGAGACGGTGA
- a CDS encoding uncharacterized protein (TransMembrane:1 (o1375-1394i)) — MTPTAQSGASSPLIAGASPMQSDGLQNLSDDELAASNLLHYFPAPDDLQSLTSLGPSQQKAFLNPQELIANVGFPDSPNGSLPDSSSDSTASIQRTGSATSTQTPVMTGMTTVDELDDSMDWRNRHMPGSNDHDSALPFVRQDESLNLMFPSIDNDGEDALMNQFNFPSAFPRNFDTMPSSHMNISSPSIPSTETNTSANVDLPNGHQQNNSYSATSAGGRAREASRELSPMSSMVASHGGSPAGTVFNIPSPSGSRWAALLNSPPSISDTLSSNPNFQMPFLQPPLSRFNNDNTPFSENVNNIGYFDGFRGHDTTTNITKPATYNFTQGYELKIYPTPTKSRVETQIPIKMALSPLPPGITKLHLPPHTISKPKLMAKPAAQRSPDTLELFVSLVCTSAMEQKEARDRALERAATNPQDYLPDLDDDENSPQRGGEVRICAGCITRERKRAARKKVKKPEEDRLWSADEHRRVVVFNTSEIKDWQPISALDNNGRPEQNRHARAMQVDAPMRIACYCRHHNEKAGFNVIFTIKDWKDKVIAQAMSKPIMITDDHKTNSTTQPAMSETVSSSALQQSMDVDNNLGMQTQSGSPMAFSPNGQAASYGPPSSNTAVGVPGRPLSRPPSPNQGGPAKKRKSSASGRVPNGLTMTRMDVSQNMPAQNNINQHVSAATSPFSPNPHSFPTPEAMFGTMVNNPQVPFTNGSTTPNGNDQPPLFGSRRSESMDNVSMAQLYSAPTSSHPSRAPSPSGLRNSVNSASLFPQPIGRSLYAMPPASVNEQLAIPIIHKVIPNEGPKVGGIEVTVIGASFVQGHEVWFGGAKAITTTFWGPQALVCLVPPSAVAGSVPVTIGRQEALAYTQPQMFKYIDDTEDKLIRTALAVLGHKMSGRVVDVNELAHRILNNGGPGWSNGPSSGGSTTGGSGSGSGSVYHQAAPNETHLESQLLKVLDLIDLDDSPHRTQLDLKGSSGHTMLHLACSQGYHRLVAALLARGASPYVRDRGGFTPLHFAALYNHPEIARRLLLARADPTIRSLSSLTAVDVAQSRAVVRTIRSTARHNRSRSGGSLRSTSSSAASLRSLWEPLTRAQTHEEPISVDPSEESPEYTTDDFEDEDSDDNDLLQMRRPSGIALDNGVVLEEVVAAAAVDDANNSVAAQTTALAAALKNQVQEQLQQFQQQLSQQLQNFTHLPQIPQMPQMPQMPTFAGMQALPDYQAYLQQAPFIRRVQQLMPNMTGNRPDNQGDNEPKVDGRWWDFSSYMNGASAAPPAYADIYPEADRDRDRKIRSAAQAALEAEAELKYSKLYDQQQQQQPLVTVAKQSVTMAGASVATPAGRSTEIPEILEIGRKHAITKEQQENFLRAREQKLKKISNDRNLFFIWIPLLLAMICALLYNWFPGLFALIWDTIRAIVVAGRTFASRTIRDRSADEIRAGLT, encoded by the exons ATGACCCCGACTGCCCAAAGTGGCGCCAGCAGCCCGCTCATTGCTGGGGCGTCACCAATGCAGAGCGACGGATTGCAGAATCTGTCCGACGATGAACTTGCAGCCTCGAATCTGTTGCACTATTTCCCTGCCCCGGACGACCTGCAAAGCTTGACAAGCCTCGGGCCAAGCCAGCAAAAGGCCTTTTTGAACCCACAGGAGCTCATCGCCAACGTTGGCTTCCCCGACTCACCGAACGGCTCGTTACCAGACTCTTCCTCGGACTCTACCGCGTCCATCCAGAGGACAGGAAGCGCCACGTCAACGCAGACACCAGTAATGACAGGCATGACAACGGTCGACGAGTTGGACGACAGCATGGATTGGAGAAACCGGCATATGCCCGGCTCCAACGACCACGACTCAGCCTTGCCCTTTGTTCGCCAAGATGAATCCTTGAATCTCATGTTTCCCAGCATTGACAATGACGGCGAGGATGCCCTCATGAACCAATTTAATTTTCCATCAGCTTTTCCAAGAAATTTCGACACCATGCCCAGCAGTCACATGAACATATCTTCTCCTAGTATACCTAGCACCGAGACTAATACTTCGGCCAACGTGGATCTACCGAATGGACATCAGCAAAACAACTCA TACTCAGCGACATCCGCAGGAGGACGAGCCAGAGAGGCGTCGCGAGAATTGTCGCCAATGTCGAGCATGGTTGCCAGCCATGGTGGATCGCCAGCGGGCACCGTATTCAACATTCCCTCTCCATCTGGTTCTAGGTGGGCGGCATTGCTGAACTCTCCGCCAAGCATCTCGGATACACTGTCCAGCAATCCCAATTTCCAAATGCCATTTCTCCAGCCTCCATTATCACGCTTCAATAATGACAACACCCCTTTTAGCGAAAATGTTAACAACATCGGCTACTTCGACGGCTTTCGCGGGCACGATACTACCACTAACATTACGAAACCCGCTACATATAATTTTACCCAAGGATACGAGCTCAAAATCTACCCGACACCGACCAAGTCTCGCGTGGAGACGCAGATTCCCATCAAGATGGCACTGAGTCCGCTCCCACCAGGCATCACCAAATTGCATTTGCCACCCCACACAATTTCTAAACCCAAGCTCATGGCGAAGCCCGCTGCGCAAAGGTCTCCCGATACCCTCGAACTCTTCGTCAGCTTAGTTTGCACTAGCGCCATGGAGCAGAAAGAGGCGAGAGATAGGGCTTTGGAGAGGGCCGCTACGAATCCTCAGGACTACCTCCCGGATctggatgacgacgagaacTCTCCACAGCGTGGAGGTGAAGTTCGCATTTGCGCTGGCTGTATCACAAGAGAGCGCAAGAGggcggcgaggaagaaggtcAAGAAACCTGAGGAAGATAGGTTGTGGAGCGCGGATGAGCACCGCCGTGTCGTTGTTTTCAACACCTCGGAGATCAAAGATTGGCAGCCCATCAGTGCTCTGGACAACAATGGGCGGCCAGAACAGAACCGACACGCTCGCGCCATGCAAGTAGACGCGCCCATGCGAATTGCCTGCTACTGCCGCCACCATAACGAAAAGGCCGGCTTCAATgtcatcttcaccatcaaAGATTGGAAGGACAAGGTCATAGCGCAGGCCATGTCGAAACCCATCATGATTACTGACGATCACAAGACCAACTCAACGACGCAGCCGGCAATGTCAGAAACCGTTTCGAGCTCTGCGCTGCAGCAGTCCATGGATGTAGACAATAACCTGGGGATGCAAACTCAGTCGGGCTCTCCCATGGCATTTTCCCCTAATGGCCAGGCTGCCTCCTACGGACCACCGTCCAGCAACACCGCCGTAGGAGTGCCTGGGCGGCCCCTATCACGGCCTCCTTCGCCCAACCAGGGCGGACCTGctaagaagagaaaatcgaGTGCTTCTGGCAGAGTTCCCAATGGCTTAACCATGACGCGTATGGATGTCTCCCAAAACATGCCCGCTCAGAACAATATAAACCAGCACGTTTCCGCCGCAACCTCACCCTTCTCACCTAATCCACACAGTTTCCCGACGCCCGAGGCAATGTTTGGCACCATGGTCAACAACCCCCAAGTCCCGTTTACGAATGGATCTACCACGCCCAACGGTAACGACCAGCCACCATTATTCGGCAGTAGACGTTCCGAGAGCATGGATAATGTGTCCATGGCCCAGCTTTATTCTGCTCCGACATCTAGCCATCCCAGCCGTGCTCCTAGTCCTAGCGGGCTCCGGAATAGCGTCAACTCTGCATCGCTTTTCCCACAGCCCATTGGCCGTAGCCTTTATGCGATGCCCCCTGCCTCAGTAAACGAGCAGCTGGCAATACCCATCATCCACAAGGTTATCCCTAACGAGGGCCCAAAGGTGGGCGGCATCGAAGTTACCGTGATTGGAGCTTCTTTTGTCCAAGGACACGAGGTTTGGTTCGGCGGCGCCAAGGCTATTACCACTACCTTTTGGGGACCGCAGGCGCTCGTGTGCCTCGTGCCTCCTTCTGCGGTTGCGGGCTCCGTGCCTGTGACGATCGGGCGGCAAGAAGCACTTGCTTATACCCAGCCTCAGATGTTCAAATATATCGATGATACCGAAGACAAACTGATCCGTACCGCTCTTGCTGTACTGGGCCACAAGATGTCCGGCCGGGTTGTCGACGTGAATGAGCTTGCGCACAGAATTCTAAACAATGGCGGCCCAGGCTGGAGCAATGGACCATCTTCTGGTGGCTCAACAACCGGTGGctccggctccggctccggcTCTGTATATCACCAGGCGGCGCCTAACGAGACACACCTGGAATCTCAGCTTCTCAAAGTTCTTGACCTCATCGACTTGGATGATAGCCCTCATAGGACGCAACTGGACCTGAAGGGATCCTCTGGCCATACCATGCTGCATTTAGCCTGCTCTCAGGGTTATCATCGTTTGGTTGCTGCTCTCCTCGCCCGCGGCGCAAGCCCTTATGTCCGCGATAGAGGTGGCTTCACTCCCTTGCATTTCGCCGCTCTCTATAATCACCCAGAAATCGCACGACGACTACTGCTTGCCAGAGCCGACCCGACAATCCGAAGCTTATCGAGCCTTACTGCCGTCGACGTAGCTCAGTCGAGAGCTGTTGTTCGCACCATTCGTAGCACGGCAAGGCACAACCGCTCTCGCAGCGGAGGATCTCTGCGGAGCACTTCTAGCAGCGCTGCTTCTCTGCGCTCGCTGTGGGAGCCATTGACCAGAGCTCAAACTCACGAAGAACCCATCTCTGTGGATCCGAGCGAAGAGAGCCCCGAATATACAACTGATGactttgaagacgaagactCGGATGATAACGACCTCCTCCAGATGAGACGACCAAGCGGCATCGCACTAGACAACGGCGTTGTACTAGAAGaagttgttgctgctgctgctgttgatgatgctAATAACAGTGTAGCAGCGCAAACCACAGCATTGGCGGCTGCACTCAAGAACCAGGTCcaagagcagcttcagcagttccaacagcagctttcccagcagctccagaatTTTACACACCTCCCTCAGATTCCTCAAATGCCACAGATGCCACAGATGCCAACGTTTGCCGGTATGCAAGCTCTGCCCGACTACCAGGCCTACCTTCAGCAAGCGCCTTTTATCCGCAGGGTCCAGCAGCTGATGCCCAACATGACCGGCAACCGCCCGGATAACCAGGGCGACAATGAGCCAAAGGTAGACGGTCGCTGGTGGGATTTCTCGTCGTACATGAATGGTGCATCGGCGGCCCCCCCTGCTTATGCAGACATTTACCCTGAAGCGGACAGGGACAGGGACAGGAAGATTCGGTCGGCGGCTCAGGCGGCTCTGGAAGCAGAGGCTGAATTGAAGTACTCGAAACTATAcgatcagcagcagcagcagcagccattggTCACTGTTGCCAAGCAGTCTGTCACTATGGCTGGAGCTTCGGTTGCGACTCCAGCTGGGCGCAGTACCGAGATTCCGGAGATCCTTGAGATTGGACGCAAGCACGCCATCACCAAGGAGCAACAAGAAAACTTTTTGCGGGCTCGGGAGCAAAAGTTGAAGAAGATTAGCAACGATCGaaacctcttcttcatttgg ATTCCTCTCCTACTAGCTATGATCTGCGCGCTGCTTTATAATTGGTTCCCTGGGCTTTTTGCTTTAATCTGGGACACTATCCGGGCTATTGTTGTAGCTGGACGTACTTTTGCATCGCGTACTATTCGCGATCGATCCGCTGATGAAATTCGCGCTGGCTTAACATGA
- a CDS encoding uncharacterized protein (EggNog:ENOG41~TransMembrane:7 (n12-23c35/36o77-96i108-129o149-182i203-220o226-244i265-284o313-332i)~SECRETED:SignalP(1-23)) gives MLLLGPGMTLMWLTTSFLVWALAGTPNFLHALAVGACVAPTDPVLSAVIVKGKFADNNIPKELQNLIVAESGANDGLGYPFLFLALYLIKFVGSGATSGGAGDAMGLWFAYTWAYTIILSVIYGAVVGWVGKELLRWAMKRNYVDRESFLVSAISLALFVLGTCGLIGTDDVLACFVAGNAFTWDDWFRLETLDDSLQPTVDMLLNVSIFLWYGAYLPWTEFRHNTLIPIYKLVPLGILVLLVRRLPWIFGLHRWVHQITGTHQALFVGFFGPIGVSAVFYLFITLEFIEKFLSDEEGNPRSDVKDLGEMVKLVVWFLTVCSVVVHGLSIPLGKIGYLMPRTISRVLSENISNSGEDSRVISRISTMSRWFSSGKADPEAIAKASIGGQPLSNASVSGPSEPHPMLHPVPPRLHTVDEDSTSQEDAMPARRREIRFYDEPEPRPADMVASSSEAPLYTVPQASPPGIEVPESKAVDTRLMELGTFPSQSHPHSE, from the exons atgctgctgctcggccCTGGCATGACCTTGATGTGGCTCACAACGAGCTTTCTGGTCTGGGCGCTTGCTGGGACACCAAACTTCTTGCATGCCCTCGCAGTGGGCGCCTGTGTCGCGCCTACGGACCCTGTATTGTCTGCTGTcattgtcaagggcaagTTTGCTGACAACAACATCCCCAAGGAACTGCAGAATCTCATTGTTGCCGAATCTGGCGCCAATGACGGATTAGGCTAtcccttcctcttcttggccttgtatCTGATCAAGTTTGTCGGCTCCGGTGCTACTTccggaggagctggagatgccatGGGCCTCTGGTTTGCATATACTTGGGCTTACACCATCATCCTGAGCGTCATCTACGGCGCCGTTGTGGGATGGGTGGGCAAGGAGCTGCTTCGTTGGGCTATGAAACGCAATTACGTCGACCGAGAGAGCTTTCTTGTCTCTGCCATATCCCTGGCGCTGTTTGTGCTCGGCACATGCGGGTTGATCGGCACCGACGACGTTTTGGCCTGCTTCGTTGCTGGAAATGCATTCACCTGGGATGATTGGTTCCGTCTTGAAACGCTGGACGACTCATTGCAGCCTACGGTTGACATGCTTCTCAATGTGTCCATCTTTCTGTGGTACGGAGCTTACTTACCATGGACCGAGTTCCGCCACAACACTCTCATCCCCATCTATAAGCTCGTGCCGCTTGGTATTCTCGTGCTGCTTGTGAGACGGCTGCCCTGGATATTTGGCCTGCACAGATGGGTTCATCAAATCACGGGGACGCACCAGGCTCTCTTTGTTGGGTTCTTTGGCCCCATCGGCGTATCGGCAGTATTCTACCTTTTCATCACCTTGGAATTCATCGAAAAGTTCTTGAGTGATGAAGAGGGGAACCCGAGAAGCGACGTCAAAGACTTGGGCGAAATGGTGAAACTTGTAGTTTGGTTCCTCACCGTTTGCAGCGtg GTGGTCCATGGGCTGAGCATCCCCCTAGGTAAAATAGGGTACCTCATGCCTCGGACAATCTCTCGAGTTTTGAGCGAAAACATCAGCAACAGCGGTGAAGACTCTCGTGTAATTTCACGCATCTCTACCATGTCTAGGTGGTTCTCCAGTGGGAAAGCAGACcccgaggccatcgccaaagcGAGCATTGGTGGGCAGCCTCTAAGCAATGCAAGTGTATCTGGGCCCTCGGAGCCTCACCCCATGCTTCATCCCGTACCTCCTCGGCTCCATACTGTTGATGAAGACAGCACGTCGCAGGAGGACGCGATGCCCGCCCGACGACGTGAGATCCGATTCTACGACGAGCCGGAACCTAGGCCAGCTGATATGGTGGCTTCGTCCTCCGAAGCTCCATTGTATACAGTGCCACAGGCCTCGCCGCCAGGGATTGAGGTTCCTGAGTCCAAGGCTGTTGATACTCGGCTAATGGAGCTTGGCACTTTTCCGTCACAATCCCATCCACATTCGGAGTAA
- a CDS encoding uncharacterized protein (BUSCO:EOG092D41FH) translates to MAVEIDDFFDEPANEKLENSNGKDVRLGRLALPNPIIDDLRDQNLPLGVLIPLKTDQEVYQDHYISHAYITRVPTKSANNFVTLLRDLSNAGNANTLPHLRRCAKPADLPAHLKTQLMNDTPTGRQIHTSKSTWIYVVVGESKDFSRVELLELLSEVEGVEKEPFLSIIPVPMMAPTSQIQAAMWSAQFWPTVYRKNNPLGPHPGMFARGTEDIKNDAPIWIALAHRVALQAKEAGIGEAMGAVIVQRNEKGAELVGLAGDARHYQQNGFGFENNPMSHCVLRAMSMVAQKLVRYERAVADQPMERPILEFDAFQDTPMLELEKECFEQEHPNKDGYLCHGLELYSTHEPCVACSMAVLHSRMGKAVFCCHMPRTGGLSADDRPDGGGRGLGLFWRRELNWSLLAWEWEGDGVPDLPLVDPTTHV, encoded by the exons ATGGCTGTTGAAATAGATGATTTCTTTGACGAGCCGGCCAACGAGAAACTTGAGAATTcaaatggcaaagatgtcCGTTTGGGGAGGCTTGCTTTGCCTAACCCCATAATCGACGACCTCAGAGATCAAAATCTCCCTCTGGGTGTTCTGATTCCTCTCAAAACGGACCAGGAAGTTTATCAGGATCACTACATTTCTCATGCGTACATCACTCGAGTCCCGACCAAGTCTGCCAATAACTTTGTCAC ACTCTTACGCGACTTGAGCAATGCCGGTAATGCTAATACCTTACCGCATCTGCGACGATGTGCAAAGCCAGCGGACCTCCCGGCTCACCTAAAGACACAGCTGATGAATGACACACCAACTGGTCGGCAAATCCACACTTCGAAATCGACCTGGATTTACGTCGTGGTAGGAGAGTCCAAAGACTTTTCCCGcgttgagcttcttgagctgcttTCTGAAGTAGAAGGAGTCGAGAAGGAGCCGTTCTTGAGCATCATTCCTGTCCCAATGATGGCACCGACATCTCAAATCCAGGCCGCTATGTGGAGTGCACAGTTTTGGCCGACAGTCTACCGTAAGAACAACCCGCTGGGTCCTCATCCGGGAATGTTCGCCCGTGGCACAGAAGACATTAAGAATGACGCACCAATTTGGATCGCACTGGCACATCGCGTTGCTCTTCAGGCCAAGGAAGCGGGTATTGGAGAAGCTATGGGGGCTGTGATTGTtcaaagaaatgaaaagggCGCAGAGCTTGTTGGGCTTGCTGGAGATGCGAGACATTATCAACAGAATGGATTCGGTTTCGAAAATAACCCAATGTCGCACTGTGTGCTGCGTGCTATGAGCATGGTGGCTCAGAAACTCGTCCGGTACGAGCGAGCGGTTGCTGATCAGCCAATGGAGCGCCCCATCTTGGAATTCGACGCCTTCCAGGACACACCTATGCTTGAGCTGGAAAAAGAGTGCTTCGAGCAAGAGCACCCAAACAAAGATGGTTACCTGTGTCACGGACTGGAGCTCTATTCCACCCATGAGCCATGCGTTGCGTGCTCCATGGCTGTCCTGCACTCTCGCATGGGCAAGGCAGTGTTCTGTTGCCATATGCCTCGAACGGGCGGCCTGAGCGCAGATGATCGTCCTGATGGAGGTGGACGAGGATTGGGTCTTTTCTGGAGACGCGAGCTCAACTGGAGCTTGCTGGCTTGGGAGTGGGAAGGTGACGGTGTACCTGACCTCCCCCTTGTCGACCCAACCACTCACGTTTAG